Proteins encoded together in one Prunus dulcis chromosome 3, ALMONDv2, whole genome shotgun sequence window:
- the LOC117621474 gene encoding U3 small nucleolar ribonucleoprotein protein IMP3, whose protein sequence is MRKLKFHEKKLLKKVNFLDWKREGGHREAQVLQRYHVTGRDDYKKYSGLCRMVQKLVNILKQMNPNDPFRIEMTDMLLEKLYNIGVIPSRQSLALCDHLSVSSFCRRRLSTVVVRLKFAEHLKEAVTYIEQGHLRVGPETVTDPAFLVTRNMEDFVTWVDSSKIRRKVLEYNDKLDDYDAMN, encoded by the exons ATGAGGAAGCTGAAGTTTCACGAGAAGAAGCTGTTGAAGAAAGTGAACTTCTTGGATTGGAAGAGAGAAGGAGGTCACAGAGAAGCCCAGGTTCTGCAACGTTACCATGTCACCGGTCGCGACGATTATAAAAA aTATTCGGGTTTATGCCGGATGGTGCAGAAGCTGGTGAACATATTGAAGCAGATGAACCCAAACGACCCTTTTCGGATTGAAATGACCGATATGCTATTGGAAAAGCT GTACAATATCGGTGTGATACCATCCAGACAAAGCTTGGCATTGTGTGATCATTTATCCGTGTCATCCTTTTGCAG ACGTAGGCTTTCAACTGTGGTGGTCCGATTGAAGTTTGCTGAGCACCTGAAGGAGGCTGTCACATACATTGAGCAAGGGCACCTGCGAGTTGGTCCAGAGACTGTTACTGACCCAGCATTCCTAGTGACAAGGAATATGGAAGACTTCGTTACATGGGTGGATTCATCAAAGATTAGGAGAAAGGTTCTGGAGTACAATGACAAGTTGGACGATTATGATGCAATGAACTGA